From the Agromyces laixinhei genome, the window GCGCTCACCGATCGCATCGGTCGGAGGCCGCTGCTCATCACCGCGTCGATCGGGTTCGTCGTGCTGTCGGTTCCGGCGGTCATGCTGCTCGACACGGGCGTCCTGGCGCTGCAGATCCTCGGCATCTCGATCTTCGGACTCATGCTCGTGATGCTGCTGTGCAACATCTCGGCGACGCTGCCGGCGCTCTTCCCGACTCCGGTGCGCCTCGCGGGATTCGCGCTCGGCTACAACATCGCCACGTCGCTGCTCGGCGGCACCGCGGGTCTCGCGAACCAGGCCCTCATCGACGCCACCGGCTCGACCCTCATCCCGGGGTTCTACCTCACGATCGCCGGCATCATCGGCCTGGTGGCGGTGCTGACCTTCAACGAGACGGCCGGCCGGTCGCTGCGCGGCGACGTCGTGCCCGGCGACGACGACCAGGAGCGGCTCGAGCTCGGCGAGGAGCTGATCGGCAAGGTGCACGCCTAGCTCGAATGCACTACTCCCCTGAAGGGCGCCTCCCCTGCGGGGGCGCTCTTCAGTCGAGCGGGCGCAGGATCCGGTCGAGGAATCGCCGGGTGCGTTCGTGCGTCGGGTTCGTGAAGATCTCGCCGGGCGCCCCGCGCTCGACCACGACGCCGTCGTCCATGAAGAGCACCTCATCGGCCGCCTGCCGCGCGAAGCTCAGCTCGTGGGTGACGACGACCATCGTCCAGCCCTCGTCGGCGAGCTCCTTGATGACCTGCAGCACCTCCCCCACGAGTTCGGGGTCGAGCGCACTCGTCGGCTCGTCGAAGAGCAGCAGTTGCGGCTTCAGTGCGAGCGCACGAACGATGCCCACGCGCTGCTGCTGCCCGCCCGAGAGCTCGAACGGGTAGGCGTCGCGCTTCTCGGCGAGTCCCACCCGGTCGAGCAGAGCGGATGCCTCGGCGACCGCCCGCGCCTTGGGTACGCGCTGCACGCGCAGCGGCCCCTCGATGACGTTCTCGATGACCGTCATGTGCGGAAACAGGTTGTGCTGCTGGAAGACCATCGCCGAACGATCGCGCAGGGCGAGGCGCTCGGCCTTCGAGACGCCCGAGGCGAAGTCGATGACGGGGCCTCCGGCGAAGTCGATGGTGCCGGCGCTCGGCGTCTCGAGCCCGTTCAGCGAACGCAGCACGGTCGTCTTGCCCGAGCCGCTCGGCCCGATGAGCACGACGACCTCGCCGCGCCGCACCTCGAGGTCGATCGAGCGCAGCACCTCGTTGTCGCCGAACGACTTGCGGATGCCTCGTGCCGCGAGCAGCACCGAGTCGTCGGGCGCCGCGGCGGGGCTGAGCGGATCAGTGTGCGACATGACGGTCCAATCTCTTCTCGAGAAGGCCCTGCCCGCTCGAGAGCACGAGGCAGAAGAGCCAGTAGATGAGCGCGGCCTCGAGGTAGAGCAGCATGAACTCCTGGCTGAATGCGGCGATCTGCTGCGAGACCCGGAACAGCTCGGTCACGAGAATGAGCGAGGCGAGCGACGTGTCCTTCACCAGGGAGATGAACGTGTTCGAGAGCGGCGGCACCGAGACGCGAGCCGCCTGCGGCAGGATGACCCGGCGCAACGTCGTTGTGCTCGACATGCCGATCGTGTACCCGGCCTCCCACTGCCCCTTCGGCACCGAGAGGATCGCCGCGCGGATCACCTCGGCACCGTAGCCGCCGACGTTGAGCGAGAACGCGATGATCGCGCTCGGCCACGGGTCGATGACGAGGCCGAGCGACGGCAGGCCGTAGAAGATGACGAAGAGCTGCACGAGCAGCGGCGTGCCGCGGATCACCGAGATGTAGAACCGGGCGATGCCCGAGACCACCCGGTTCTTCGAGAGCCGCATGAGCGCGACGCCGAGCGCGAGCACGAGACCGATCGCGAATGAGGCGAGCGCGAGCGGAATGGTGCCGCTCAGCCCGCCCCAGACGATCGGCCAGAAGGAATCGAGGAACAGCTGCCAGCCGCTCATCGCCTCACCGCCTTTCGGGCTGAGCCGGCCGAGGGACTATTCGGAGACGTCTTCGCCGAAGTACTTCTCGCCCAGTTCGGCGAGAACGCCCTCTGCGCCGAGCTCGGCGAGGGCGGCGTCGACGGCCTTCACGAGGTCGGCCTTGTCTTCGGTGAACGTCAGCGCACTCTCGCTCGGGTCGGTCTCGGCCACCACGGCGAGCTTCGCTCCCGGAGTCTGCTTCACGTAGTCGAGGTAGGTGAGGCGGTCGTTCACGGTCGCATCGACGCGGCCCTGCTCGAGGAGTGCGACGGCCTGCGCCCAGCCCTCGACGGCCTCGACGTTCGCGCCGGCGTCGACGGCGAGCTCGTAGAAGTTGCTGGTGAGCGACTGGGCGGTCGTCTTGCCCTGCAGATCGTCGAAGCTCGAGATCGAGGTGTCGCCGTCGTTCACCACGACGACGCTCGGCGACACCGTGTAGGGCGTCGAGAAGAGGTAGCTCTCTTCGCGTTCGGGGTTGATCGACACCTGGTTCGCGATGACGTCGAACCGGCCCGCATCGAGGCCCGCGAAGATCGCGTCCCACTGGGTCTCCTGGAACTCGACCTCGAGGCCGAGCTTGTCGGCGACTGCTTCGGCAACCTCGACGTCGTAGCCTGCGAGGTCGCCCGAGCCGTCTTCGTGGAAGCTGAACGGGCGGTAGGTGCCCTCGGTCGCGACGGTGAGCGTTCCCGCCTTCACGAGCCCGTACTCGTCGCCGGTCGCTGCATCGCCGGACGCGGGCTCGCCGCTCGAGCAGGCGGCGAGGGCGACGACGGCTGCGGATGCGGCGGCCAGGCCGAGCAGGGTGCGAACGCGGGGTGCGCGAGACATGTGGGCTCCGTTCACGGGGGTGAAGAACGTTCAAAGGGGTGAAGTACGGCGACGTGGTGCGTGCCGTGCGGTCGAGTCCATCACGACCTCACCCCGCGAAGAAAACGGCATTACTCCGCGTTTCATTCCGAACCCGCCGGTCGGCGACGAACGCCGCGAACCGCGCTCGGCTCACGATGTCAGAACGCGTTCAGCCCCGTGAGCGCGCGTCCGAGGATCAGCTGGTGGATCTCGTCGGTACCCTCGTAGGTGCGTACCGACTCGAGGTTCGCGGCGTGCCGCATGACCGGCCACTCGTTCGTGATGCCGTCTCCGGCGAGGATCGCCCTGGCCTCGTGCGCGATCGCGAGCGCCTCGCGCACGCTGTTGAGCTTGCCGGCGGAGATCTGTGGGGCGGTGAGGGCGCCGCGCTCCTTGAGGCGCCCGAGGTGCAGGGCGAGGAGGATGCCCTTCTCGACCTCGACGAACATGTCGGCGAGCTTCGCCTGGATGAGCTGGTTCGCACCGATCGGCTTGCCGAACACCTCGCGGGAGGTCGAGCGCGAGATCGCGGCATCGAGGCACGCGCGCGCGGCGCCCATGGCACCCCACACGATGCCGTAGCGCGCCTCGTTCAGGCACTCGAACGGCCCCGAGAGTCCCCTCGCACCAGGCAGGATCGCGTCGCCGTCGACCCGCACGCCGTCGAGTGAGACGTCGCACTGCACCGAGGCGCGCATCGAGAGCTTGCCGTCGATCGGCGTCGCCGTGAAGCCCGGGGTCGACGTCGGCACGAGGAATCCGCGCACCGCGCGGCCGCCGTCGCCCCCGCCGAACGACGGGTCGTCGATCTTCGCCCACACGACGGCGACGTCGGCGAGCGAGGCGAGCCCGATCCACCGCTTGGCGCCGTCGAGCACCCAGCCGTCGCCGTCGCGGCGTGCGGTCGTCGTCATGGCCGCGGGGTCGGAGCCGCCCTGCGGCTCGGTGAGCGCGAAGCATCCGACGAGGTCGCCGGCGACCATGCCCGGCAGCCACTGCTGTTTCTGCTCTTCGGAACCGTACTTGTGGATGGCGCTCATGGCGAGCGAGCCCTGCACCGACACGAAGGTGCGCCAGCCGCTGTCGGCCGCCTCGAGCTCGAGGCACGCGAGGCCGTACGAGACGGCGCCCGCGCCGGCGCATCCGTACCCCTGCAGGTGCATGCCGAGGAATCCCGCGTCGCCGAGTTGCTTCACCAGCTCGAGGCGGAAGTGCTTCGCCTCGAAGTCCGCCTCGATCACCGGGAGGATGCGCTCCTGTGCGAACGCGCGAGCCCGCTGCTGCCACTCGCGCTCCTCGGCGCTGAGCAGGGCGTCGAGGTCGAACACGGCGTCGATCATGGGGGCGTGGGTCATGTCTGCGGTCCTCTCAAGGGGGAAGGATGCCAGTTGGCGCCGGCGTGCTCGTCGAGCGCGGGCGGTGAGCTGCGGTAGACGGCGGGCGTCGCCGAGAGGCCGATCGGGCTGGCTATCGTGCGACTCGAACGCGGACCGTCGTCGATCTCGGCGACGGGCTCGAGACCGAGCGCCTCGCCGAACGCGATCGCCTCGGCCACGTCGTTCACGAGTCCGGCGGGCACGCCGACCCTGCCCAGCCGTGAGACCCAGTGCGCAGCGGATGCCGCGGCGACCCGCTCCTCGATCACCGCCGTGAGTTCGGCACGGTGCGCGACCCGGTCGACGTTGCGAGTGAACCGCGGATCGTCGGCGAAGGTTGGCTCGCCGAGTGACGCGGCGAGCGCTCGGAACTGCTTGTCGTTGCCGACGGCGATCACGAGTTCGCGGTCGGCCGCGTGGAAGACGGCGTAGGGAGCGATGCTCGGGTGCGCGTTGCCGAGGCGGCGCGGCGGCTCTCCGGTGGCGAGCGTCGACGCGGCCTGGTTCGTGAGTGCCGAGAGCAGGCCGTGCAGGAGGTCGACCTCGACGCGCTGGCCGAGCCCCGTGCGGTCTCGCTCGCGAAGGGCGAGCAGGATGCCGGCGACGGCGTTCTGCCCGGTGAGCACGTCGACGAGGGCGACGCCGGCCTTCGCGGGCTCGCCGTCGGTGGCGCCCGTGATCGACATGAGCCCGCCGACCGCCTGCACGAGCAGGTCGTAGCCGGCGAGCGTTGCGCCCTTCCCCGTGCCGAAGCCCGTGATCGAGCAGTAGACGACGCCCGGGTTCGACGCCCGCACCGCGTCGTAGGAGAGTCCGAAACGATCCATCACGCCGGGGCGGAAGTTCTCGACGACGACGTCGGCGGATGCCGCGAGCCGCCGCGCCTCGGCGAGCCCCGCGGCATCCCGCAGGTCGAGGGCGACCGATCGCTTGTTGCGGTTGACGCTGCCGAAGTAGGTGGCCTGCCCGCTCGCATCGACCGGCGGGCGCCAGTGCCGAGTGTCGTCACCGGCCGGCGACTCGATCTTCACGACGTCGGCGCCGAAGTCGGCGAGCGTCATCGTGGCGTACGGGCCGGCGAGCACCCGCGAGAAGTCGGCGACGCGCACGCCGTCCAAGGCTCCCGGGGTCATCCGCCCTCCTCGGGTCGATGCACGCCACGATACCGAGATCAGCCGGTCTCGTGGTTGTACGCGCTGTCGATCGGCACCCGCGGAACCGACGCCGCGTCGATATGGCGGCCGAGTTCCGAGGCATAGGCTTGACGCAGGTGTGCATCGTCGCCGACCGGCGCGTGAGAACGTGCACCGTCGAGAAGGAGCCCAATGAGCTACGCAGTGGTCAACCCGGCGACCGGGGAGACGATCAAGACATACCCGACGATCACCGACGCCGATCTGCAGGCGGCCATCGCCTCGGCCGACGAGACGCATCGCGGCTGGTCGCGTTCGTCCACCGTCGCCGAACGGGCCGCTCTCATCCGCCGCGTGAGTGAGCTGCACACCGAGCGCCGCCGGGAGCTCGCCGAGATCATCGTGCGCGAGATGGGCAAGACCATCGAGCAGGCCTACGCCGAGGCCGACTTCGCAGCCGACATCTACGGCTATTACGCGGATCACGCGGCCGACTTCCTGAAGGACGAGCCGGTGCCGCTGCTCGCGGGCGAGGGCTCGGCGGTCATCCGTCGCTCGTCGCTCGGCGTGCTGGTCGGGGTCATGCCGTGGAACTTCCCGTACTACCAGGTCGCCCGCTTCGCAGGCCCCAACATCATCATCGGCAACACGATCCTCCTGAAGCACGCCGAGCAGTGCCCCGAGTCGGCGGCCGCGATCGAGCGCATCTTCCTCGACGCCGGCTTCCCCGAGGGTGCCTACGTCAACCTCTACGCCACGCACGACCAGATCGCGACCGTCATCGCAGACCCGCGCGTGCAGGGCGTCTCGCTCACCGGCTCCGAGCGCGCCGGCGCCGCGGTCGCCGAGGTCGCCGGTCGCCACCTCAAGAAGGTCGTGCTCGAACTCGGCGGCTCCGACCCCTTCATCCTGCTGTCGACCGACGACCTCGACGGCGCGGCGCAGGCCGCAGTCGATGCGCGCCTCGACAACAACGGCCAGTCGTGCAATGCGGCCAAGCGCTTCATCGTGGCCGACGAGTACTACGAGCCCTTCCTCGAGAAGTTCACGGCGAAGCTCGCCGAGGTCGAGACCGGCGACCCGACGTCGGCAGAGACGCTGCTCGGCCCGCTGTCGTCGTTGAAGGCGGCCGAGGGACTCGACGAGCAGGTCAAGCGTGCGGTCGAGCACGGGGCGACCCTCGTGCACGGCGGCGCTCGCGACGGCGCGTTCTTCCAGACCACCGTGCTCACCGACATCTCGCCCGAGAATCCCGCGTCGAAGGAGGAGTTCTTCGGCCCGGTGGCGCAGGTCTACCGCGCGAGCGACGAGGCCGACGCCCTTCGCATCGCCAACGACATCCCGTTCGGACTCGGCTCCTACGTCTACACGACCGACGCCGAACAGGCCATGCGCGTGGCCGACCAGATCGAAGCCGGCATGGTCTTCGTGAACGGCGTGCTCATGGATGGCGCCGAGCTGCCCTTCGGCGGCGTCAAGCGGTCGGGCACGGGCCGCGAGATGGGCCGTCTGGGCGCCGACGAGTTCGTGAACAAGAAGCTGATCCGCGTCGGCTGAACAGGGACGTCGCGCCTCGCGGCGTCAGCGCGCCTTCGCCGCGTCGATCTCGTCGCGGCGCAGCAGGATGATTCGCTCCACGAGCGAATCGGGCAACGGATGCTCGGCGGTGAACCGGATGGTGCCCTTCGCCCAGGAGTACCCGTCGAGTTCGCCCGATACCGCGCTCACCACCTCGGGACTGAACGGGTACAGGCCGATGTGGTCCTTCGCCGACATGACGCTGACGAGCGGAGACTCACGATATCGGAGCGCCGGCATTCCGTAGCTCCTCCCCTCGACGGCCTCGGGCACCAGCGACATCGCCTGAGCTCGCATGCGTTCGACGAGGTCGCGCTCTGGTGCCTCGAGCCCGGCGATGTACTCGCTCATCTCGCCCATGAACGCCATGGTACTCGCGGTGACGCGGGCGACTCATGCGCAACTCGTACGAGAGGAGAACGTGGGTTGGCCTGCGGCGCGTGTGATCACCATCACACCCGGGGCGCCTTCAACCGATCCGGAACGTCTCATCAATACAGGATCCATTGCATGAGCGGGTGGACCAAGTACCGCAACGAGTACGCCTCCCACACCGCTCCGATCACGAGCAGAACGAGCGCAGGAAGGGCAAGTACTCCGATACGTTGCAGCCCGCGCAGGTACCCGCGGCGGCGGCTCGGTGCTCCGACGGTGCGGGGATACAGCCAAGCCCGGCCGAGCAGCCATACACCGAGGAGCAAGAGCACGTACGCTTGCAACTCGATGAGAACTGTCAGCGAGTGCGGGATGAACAGCACCCACTTCTCCGCGGTCACGGGAGCGAGCGTGATCCCGGTCTGCACCGCCCAGTAGCCGAACGTGGCGAGACCTGCGAACGGGATGACGAATGAGGGCAGCAGAATCGTCAAGAAGCTGAGACGCCAGACATTGACCCCGAAGATCACCAGCGCGAACAGCGGCGGGATTCCCACCAGGCCCCGGACGGTATCGCCGGTGCCGTCGTGCTCCAGAGCGTCCCCCTGCGCGGTATTGAGCTCGGGGAAGATGAAACCGACCACGAACCCGACGGCAACGAGCCCGTACGCGGCGATGTTGAGCCAGAGGTAGGCGCGCCTGTTCTCGCCCACGAGGCGAAACGGGCGCTGCCAGAACGGCACCCGCGCGGGATCATCCAGGACGGTCGATGCTGAGGTCATGCATCCACTCAACCGTGTCGGTGCGAGCTTTCGTAGTGACAACACATCACCAGACAAGGTGACACAGCGTCACTGTCGTGAGCGTGTCACATCGGTGAAGGTAGGGCACTATGAAGATTCTCGACCTGACGCTGAACGCGGTCATCGCCCTCACGGCAGCCGTATTTCTCGCCTACATCGGCCTGTTTTACTGGGACTATGGCATCTTCGTCACCCTTCCGGCCGAGATCACCGACTTCTTCGTCCGCAACGGGTTTCTGCAATACGTGATGCTGGCGCTGTTCCTCGCAGCCATGATCGCGAAGATCCCCGTTGGACGGGCGATCAAACAGCACGAGCGAACGAATCGGAACTGACTATCGACGCCTCCACCACCCCCACGACGTACGATGAGCGGCGGGTACGCCGTCTGGCGATGATCACCGCGGTAGCGGCCATCGGACCGCTCAGCGTCGTCGGTGTGGCCATCACGGCCCCGTCATGGTGGGAAGGCGTCATCGCCGCGACGGGATACCTGCTGACTCTCGGGATTCTCCGAGAATGGAGCCTGGAGGGATACCCCCGCCGCGCGATGTTCGCGCTGACGTTCACTGGTGTCGTGTGGGCGTGCGGAGCCCTTACCCTCACCAGCCCAGTCAGCTTCGTGCCCTTCTCGCTCGTCGGCGCGGTGCTGCTGGCTCGAACACGAGCGCGCAAGCGCTGGCTCATCGCCTTCGCCCTCGGGGTGGCTGCCATCGGCGTATGCGCGCTGATCTTCCACCCTGTGACCTGGAAGCTCGCGTTCGTATGGGTGCTGGTCCCTGCCCTCGGAACGATCTTCATTGCGGGGGTGATTCTCCTCAGCGAGAACATCTGGCTCCTCGTCCGGCGCCTCGAGCGCGCCCGCGAAACCGAAGCGGAACTCGCCGTCGCCAACGAGCGCATCCGCTTCGCCGGCGATCTGCACGACATCCAGGGCCACACTCTGCACGTCATAAAGCTGAAGGCCGCCGTCGCCGAAAAACTGCTGCGCACCGAGCCGGCGCGGTCGGAGGCCGAGCTCGCTGAGATCCGGCGGCTGACCGATGAGACGATCACGGCGACCAAAGATCTCGTCTACGCCCATCACCAACTGAACCTGCTCGCAGAAGTGGAGAATGCGAAGCGGCTCTGTGAAGCCGCCGGGATCACCGTCCGCGCACAGATCGAGGTCGGCAGCACCGCCAGCAACCCCTTGCTCGCTCACACTCTGCGAGAGGCGACGACCAACCTCCTCCGGCATGCCCGCCCCAGTTTCGTGTCGATTCGAGCGACACCCACGACAGTTTCCGTCACGAACGACGGCGTCGACACCGATCCTCGATCCCTCAGCGGGCTCGCCCGCCTTCGCGAACGACTCGAGCACACCGGCGGACTGCTCACCATCGAGAGCTCGCCACCGACGTTCACGATCCAGGCCCGCACTGACCTCGACCTGCCCGCCCGCCCGCCCGCCTGCCCGCCTGAGGATGCGCAATGACTTCGGCTGGCCGCGTCCGGATCATCCTCGTCGACGACGAGCATCTGCTGCGAACGGCCCTCGCCACCCTTCTCCCCCTCGACGGCACCGTGGAAGTCATAGCGCAAGCCGACGACGGCGCGGACGCCGTCACCGCCGTCCTCGCCCACCGCCCAGACGTGCTCGTCATCGACCTCGAGATGCCCGGCGTCGACGGGCTCGAAGCCACGGCAACCATTCTCGATCGACATCCCGGCCAGCGCGTACTCATGCTGACCCGACACGCACGACCCGGTGTCCTGCGCCGCGCCCTCAAGCTCGGAGTCCTCGGATTCATCAGCAAGTCCTCCGACCCCGATGACATCGTCCACGCCATCCACCAGGTCCACGCCGGCAAGAGATGGATAGCCCACGACGTCCTCGAAGCATCGATGACCGACGACTCTCCACTCACCGAACGCGAGGCCGATGCACTCCGAGAAACCCGCAACGGCTACGCCGTCAAAGACATCGCCCGTCGCCTGTACCTCTCATCCGGCACCGTCCGCAACTACCTCTCCAACGCCATGAGAAAGACCAACACCAATACCCGCCACGACGCCGCACGCGTAGCCAACGACCGCGGCTGGCTCTGAAACTCACGGTCTTCATACACACTCCGGAAGTACAACCCTCGACGCCCACGAGGCTGCCCAGCCGCACAAAAGCTAGGCTCGTTGCACCGGATCGTCGACCGAGTGGAGGGTTGCTGTGGAACTCCCCCGTGTTGCGGCAGCGCGCCGCGAGGCCCATCTCGCGGCGGTCGCGGCGGCCGATACGCTCACGCCCGCCGACCGCTATCAAGAGCTCTTCGTCGCCGTGCAGATGGAACGTGTCTTCGACGACGGCAAGACCTTCGTGGATGCCGTACCTCGCGGCCGCCCGCTCGACATCCTCGAGCAGTACCGTGCCGACGTCCGACGCGAGGGGTTCGACCTCGGGGCGTTCGTCGCGAAGCACTTCGCCCCTCCTGCCGCTGCGTCGAGCGAGTACATCGCCGCGCCCGGGAGGTCGCTCGCGGAACATATCGACGATCTCTGGCCGGTGCTCACGAGGGAGCCGACGTCGCATCCGCCGGCGAGTTCGGTGCTGGCACTGCCCGAGCCGTACGTCGTGCCCGGCGGCCGGTTCCGCGAGATCTACTACTGGGACTCGTACTTCACCATGCTCGGGCTCGCCGAGAGCGGCCGCTTCGACCTCGTGCGTTCGATGGTGGAGGACTTCGCGTTCCTGATCGACACCTACGGTCACGTGCCGAACGGCAACCGAACGTACTACCTCGGCCGCTCCCAACCGCCGGTGTTCGTGCTGATGGTCGAACTCCTCGCCGAGCACGGCATCGGCGAGACGGCGGAGTTCCTTCCGCAGCTGATGCTCGAACACCGCTGGTGGACCGAGGGCTCCGACCGGCTTCGACCCGGCGAGGTGCGCAACCACTGCGTGCGCCTCGAAGACGGCAGCCTGCTCAACCGGTACTGGGATCGCAGCGACGCCCCGCGTGAGGAGATGTACCTGGCCGACGTGCTCACAGCGCAGGGGTCGAGACGGCCGAGCCACGAGGTCTACCGAGAACTTCGCGCCTGTGCAGCCTCGGGCTGGGACTTCTCCTCGCGCTGGTGCGCCGACCCGAGCGACCTCTCGAGCATCCGCACCACGAAGATCGTGCCGGTCGATCTCAACGGCCTGCTGCTGCAGCTCGAGGCCGTGATCGCACGGCAGAGCGACGCGGCGGGCGATCATGGCACGGCGCAGCACTACCGCACGCTCGCCGAGCACCGTCGCACGGCGATCGACCGCTGGTTGTGGAATGACGACGCGGGCGCCTATCTCGACTTCGACTGGGAGCTGGCCGCCCCGCGTGAGCCGCTGACGACGGCCACGGTCATGCCGCTCTTCGTGGGTGCGGCAAGCCCCATGCAGGCCGATCGCGTCGCCGTTGCGCTGCGCGATCGCCTGCTCCGCCCGGGCGGCATCGGCACCAGCGAACACGAGAGCGGCGAGCAGTGGGACAAGCCGAACGGATGGGCCCCGTTGCAGTGCCTCGCGATCGCGGGCCTGCGACGATACGGGCACACCGACTTCGCGAACGAGATCACCGAGCGATGGCTGCAGACGGTGGGCGCGCTCTACCGCCGCGAGACGAAGCTCGTCGAGAAGTACACGCTCGTGCCCGACCCCGACCAGACCTTCGGCGGCGGCGGCGGCGAGTACCCGCTGCAAGACGGCTTCGGCTGGACCAACGGCGTGACGCGCCATCTGCTGCGCGGTCGTACGGTAGACGGATGATCCGCAGACGCGTGCTCGTGCACGGCATCGTGCAGGGCGTGGGGTTCCGCTTCTCCGCGCGCCGCGAGGCCGAACGACTCGGCGTCGCCGGGTGGGTGCGCAATCGACGGGGCGGCGTGGTCGAGGCCGAGGTCGAGGGCGAAGAGGCATCCGTCGCCGCGATGCTCGACTGGCTCGCGACCGGCCCGCCCGGCGCGATCGTCGAGCGCACGGATGTCTCGGCGCGCGAGCCGAGCGGTGAGCGCGGGTTCCGCATCGCCGAGTGAGCCCCCAGCAGTTCTGCACGCACTCGCCACCGAAACGGGTCGAACTCACCGAAATGGGTCGAAGTGGGGAGTTCTCCCGATGCGCCGCCGAGCGGTCGTTGATAGGTTTCGGATATGGATCGACCCATCACCCCACGGCCCAGCGGCGGTCAGCCGAGCGGCTGATGTCCGAGCGCGTGCTCGTAGTCGGCGGCGGCGTCGCCGGGTTCGGCGCGGCCCGAGCACTGTCGCTGCGCGGCGTGCCGTACACGCTGGTCGAACGTCTGGAGACGCCGCCGCCGACATCCGTTCTCGGCATCAACCTGCCGGGCAATGCGGTTCGGGCGCTCGACGCGCTCGGGGTGGGTGACGAAGCCGTGCGATCCGGTCGGCCGATCGTACGGCGGGAGTACCGAACGTCGTCCGGCCGGCTCCTGTTCGATGTCGACGAGCGTGACTTCTGGAAGGGCGTCGCCTCGTCCGTCTGCCTCCGCCGCTCGACGTTGCTCGATCTTCTTCGGGCCGGAACGGACCCGGCGACGGTGCGCTGGGGCAACCCTCTTGTCCGTGCTGAATCCGCCGGTGCCACCGTCCGAGTCCGGCTCGGCAACGGCGCGGCCGAAGCGTTCGGGTTCGTCGTCGGCGCTGACGGCGTGCACTCGACGACGCGAGGGGCGGTGACCGGCGAGGCGGGCCTGCAACCGTCCCGCATGTCGTCCGCGAGCTGGCGATTCCAAGCACCGAACCCGGGGGTGGCCTGCTGGACGGCCTGGACAGGCCGAGACGGAACATTCCTCTTGATTCCGATCGACGACAAGCATGTCTACGGCTACGCCTCGACCACTCGGCGCGGCGCCGCGATTGACAACCCCGACTGGTTGGCGAACACGTCACGGGCCTTCCCCGCTCCGGTCCGCGATGCGGTCGATGCAGCCCTGACTCATCCGGGCCGGCCCTATCATTCGCCCGTCGAGGTGGTGCGCGCGGAGCGTTGGAGCCTCGGTCGCATCGCGCTGATCGGCGACGCCGCCCACTCCATGGGGCCGGTCTGGGCGCAGGGCGCCGGCCTTGCGCTCGAGGACGCCCTGGTGCTCGCCGGGCTGCTCGCCGAGCGTTCCGATTGGACGGTCGTCGGCGCCGAGTTCGAGCGGCTCCGCCGCCCTCGCGTCGAACTCGTCGAGGCGGCGACCGAGAGATTGTCCCGTCTCGCCGGCCTTCCGATCTGGCTTCGCAACCTGGTCGGGCCCGTGCTCGGTCCGCGCACGTACCAGGAGGCCTACGGCCCCCTGCGCGCACCGCTCTCGTCGACCGTCTGAGACGCTGACGGCA encodes:
- a CDS encoding FAD-dependent monooxygenase, whose protein sequence is MSPQQFCTHSPPKRVELTEMGRSGEFSRCAAERSLIGFGYGSTHHPTAQRRSAERLMSERVLVVGGGVAGFGAARALSLRGVPYTLVERLETPPPTSVLGINLPGNAVRALDALGVGDEAVRSGRPIVRREYRTSSGRLLFDVDERDFWKGVASSVCLRRSTLLDLLRAGTDPATVRWGNPLVRAESAGATVRVRLGNGAAEAFGFVVGADGVHSTTRGAVTGEAGLQPSRMSSASWRFQAPNPGVACWTAWTGRDGTFLLIPIDDKHVYGYASTTRRGAAIDNPDWLANTSRAFPAPVRDAVDAALTHPGRPYHSPVEVVRAERWSLGRIALIGDAAHSMGPVWAQGAGLALEDALVLAGLLAERSDWTVVGAEFERLRRPRVELVEAATERLSRLAGLPIWLRNLVGPVLGPRTYQEAYGPLRAPLSSTV
- a CDS encoding response regulator transcription factor, coding for MTSAGRVRIILVDDEHLLRTALATLLPLDGTVEVIAQADDGADAVTAVLAHRPDVLVIDLEMPGVDGLEATATILDRHPGQRVLMLTRHARPGVLRRALKLGVLGFISKSSDPDDIVHAIHQVHAGKRWIAHDVLEASMTDDSPLTEREADALRETRNGYAVKDIARRLYLSSGTVRNYLSNAMRKTNTNTRHDAARVANDRGWL
- a CDS encoding stage II sporulation protein M, with protein sequence MSGDVLSLRKLAPTRLSGCMTSASTVLDDPARVPFWQRPFRLVGENRRAYLWLNIAAYGLVAVGFVVGFIFPELNTAQGDALEHDGTGDTVRGLVGIPPLFALVIFGVNVWRLSFLTILLPSFVIPFAGLATFGYWAVQTGITLAPVTAEKWVLFIPHSLTVLIELQAYVLLLLGVWLLGRAWLYPRTVGAPSRRRGYLRGLQRIGVLALPALVLLVIGAVWEAYSLRYLVHPLMQWILY
- the treF gene encoding alpha,alpha-trehalase TreF; amino-acid sequence: MELPRVAAARREAHLAAVAAADTLTPADRYQELFVAVQMERVFDDGKTFVDAVPRGRPLDILEQYRADVRREGFDLGAFVAKHFAPPAAASSEYIAAPGRSLAEHIDDLWPVLTREPTSHPPASSVLALPEPYVVPGGRFREIYYWDSYFTMLGLAESGRFDLVRSMVEDFAFLIDTYGHVPNGNRTYYLGRSQPPVFVLMVELLAEHGIGETAEFLPQLMLEHRWWTEGSDRLRPGEVRNHCVRLEDGSLLNRYWDRSDAPREEMYLADVLTAQGSRRPSHEVYRELRACAASGWDFSSRWCADPSDLSSIRTTKIVPVDLNGLLLQLEAVIARQSDAAGDHGTAQHYRTLAEHRRTAIDRWLWNDDAGAYLDFDWELAAPREPLTTATVMPLFVGAASPMQADRVAVALRDRLLRPGGIGTSEHESGEQWDKPNGWAPLQCLAIAGLRRYGHTDFANEITERWLQTVGALYRRETKLVEKYTLVPDPDQTFGGGGGEYPLQDGFGWTNGVTRHLLRGRTVDG
- a CDS encoding acylphosphatase, with amino-acid sequence MIRRRVLVHGIVQGVGFRFSARREAERLGVAGWVRNRRGGVVEAEVEGEEASVAAMLDWLATGPPGAIVERTDVSAREPSGERGFRIAE
- a CDS encoding sensor histidine kinase; the protein is MITAVAAIGPLSVVGVAITAPSWWEGVIAATGYLLTLGILREWSLEGYPRRAMFALTFTGVVWACGALTLTSPVSFVPFSLVGAVLLARTRARKRWLIAFALGVAAIGVCALIFHPVTWKLAFVWVLVPALGTIFIAGVILLSENIWLLVRRLERARETEAELAVANERIRFAGDLHDIQGHTLHVIKLKAAVAEKLLRTEPARSEAELAEIRRLTDETITATKDLVYAHHQLNLLAEVENAKRLCEAAGITVRAQIEVGSTASNPLLAHTLREATTNLLRHARPSFVSIRATPTTVSVTNDGVDTDPRSLSGLARLRERLEHTGGLLTIESSPPTFTIQARTDLDLPARPPACPPEDAQ